Sequence from the Malaciobacter pacificus genome:
AATCTCAAAGTGATACAGACACTACAAGAAGAGTTTTAAGAGATGTTGGTGGTATTATTTGGTTAACATTAATTGATAATGCAGGTAAACAATCAGAAGTTAAAATACTTGAAGAGTATATGGAGCACTTTTCAGATAAAACACTTTGTGTACTAAACCAAAAAGATAAATTTACACAAGAACAAATTGAAACTACTACTAAATATGTAAGTGAAAAGTTCTCAAAGTACTTTTCTCAAGTAACTCCAATATCAGCTAAAATGGCACTTGATTCAAGAGCTCATCAAAAAGATGTACTAATTGATAATAATGTTGATGCTATTTTAAAAGATTTTAAAAATGATTTAAAACAAAATATTGATACAGGGAATTTAGATTTCTTTGGAGAAAAATATAAAGACTTTCAACATAAAATTAGAGAAATCAAATATAGTGATATTACAGAGAACTTAAAACTTTTAAATGACTCAAATATCCAAGAAGTTCTAGATTTTATTGATAATGAAATGAGACCAAAAGCTGCACAAGCAAAAGAGCACTCAATTAAAAATGACTTAAAAGGTATTTGTGATATTTTAATAAAAGAGTACCAAACTATAATTGGGGTTTATGATGCTTTAGTTTCAGTTTTAACAGACATTGAAGAGAGTATTTTAAACGAGTTTGAAGAGATTCATAAAAAATACAATAAACAACTTTTTACTATTTATAATTCACTTGAAGCGATTATGGAAAAAATTGCCCAAGAGACTTATAAAAATATTGAAAGAAGAAAAGCTATTAGATTTGAAGAATCTAAAGGTGGGTTTTTAAAAGGCGATAAAATTGAAAAAGTTGAATATGAAACTTATTGGATAAATGCTGATAACATCTATAAAAACCTATTTTATGATGATCAAACAATTGATAAAATGTTTAAAAGGTCAATTAAATTACTTAAAAATGTTGAGCTAGAAACTGATGAAGCATTTAGAGAAGTTTATAGACACCTAAGAAAAGAGGTTAAAAAATGGCAAGAACCATATGAACTACTTAGAAAACACAGAGAAATTGCTTCTGATTTAGAGTTCTCAAACACAAGGCACTTTGCAGCTAAAGTATATGAAAATGTTTTAAGTAGTTATCACAGAGCCATTTTAGAAAATATTTCTGCTCTTAGAAAAAAGTTTGCATATTTTAATGGAGCCTTATCATACTCATATATTCAAACAACACAAGCAACAGTTGCACACTTTGAACAACAAATTCATGAATCAGAAGAGTTATACAAAAAAGAGCCAACAAGATTTTCTATTCAACACCCAAGACAAGAAGATATTATTGGTAAATTAAAAGCTAACTTTGGATTTGAGAAAATTGAAGACTTCTTAACTTCAAGAAGAAACTATTTATTTAAAATTGTTAATTACTCAAAAGAGCAATTTTTAGAAATAAATGAAGATAGAATAAAATTCATCAAATCTAAAGAAGCACAATATATTGAAAAAATTGCAGATTTAGAAAAAATCAAAGAGGAAATTTAAACCTCTTTGAAACAAATCGCGCACTATCCAAAAAATATTCAAGAACAAGTCAAATCTTTAATTGACAACAATAAACTAACTAACTATATAAAATCAAAATATCCAACTAAACATAATTACTCAAATGATAAAGCATTATATAATTATGTAATGGATATCAAAAATAGATACTTTAAAAAATACCAAATTTCTAAAGCTATTTATGATGGAAAAATAAATGTTATTGACAATGCTTTAGGAATGCATACTTTTGTTTCAAGAGTTCAAGGTGGAAAACTAAAAGCAAAAAATGAAATCAGAGTTGCTAGCATGTTTAAAAATATGCCTGAAGATTTTTTAGAGATGATAGTTGTTCATGAATTATCTCACTTCAAAGAAAAAGAGCATAACAAAGCTTTTTATGATATGTGTACTTATGTTATGCCTAACTATCATCAAATTGAACTTGATTTAAGAATTTATCTTATTCATTTAGATAGATTTGGGAAGCTATATTAAACAAAACTAATTGGAACATAATAATCTAAAATAAACTCTCCATCATTTGATAAAAAGTGGTTTTTGTGATAAATTGTATATGAAGGATTTGTGGAAGTTTCATATCCACTATTTATAAGCCATTTATGATAAACCCATTGAATTAGTTTTAAAACATCTCCATATACTCCACTTACACTAAATTTTGCATAAACTCCTTTTGGGATAGTTAATGTTGGTAATGATGAGTTTTTAACTACCTGTTCAGTTTTCATACAAGCAACATATTGACACTCTTTTAGATTTGTAATAATTGGATTATCATGGTGAAGCCCTATTTGAGTAAACTCAGAAATTTCATTTGAGTAAATCCAAGTTTGAAGTTTTTGCCAGCTGCTACTTATTGATTTATCGTAACCTTGATGTCTTATATAATAGGCTTTCATTTCGCTCATTTTTACAATTTCAACTTTTAAATCTTCAAAATTTGCCTTTGAATTTATTGCACTTGAGGAATCTTTTAAAATATCATTAGAGTAAGTTTTATAGCCATCTTTTTTCCACTGTTTTGGTGTCATATTAAATCGCTGTTTAAAAGCTCTTAAAAATGAAGTCTGAGAACTATATCCTGTCATTTTTGATATTTCTGTAATTGTTGAATTTTTATTTGATATTAATAGATTTGATGCTTTTAATAATCTTATATCTTTAATAGTTTCATAAATATTTTTTCCAAATTCATCTTTGAATATTCTGTGAAGATGAAATTTACTTACTTTTAAATCATGTGATAGTTCATCAATATTTATGTCTGTATCAATATATTTATAAATATAATTCATTAAATCGTTGGCTATTTTAGCTCTTTTTTGCATTGTATCTTTTTTCATAATCTTATTATATCAATAAAAGTAAATATTATTAGCAAAAATAGATAGTTTATTAAACATTTATTGTAAAGATTTAACTTTACTCTTTTTGTAAACTTCAAATAAAAAAAGGAGTTGCAAATGAAAAGATCATTTGTAAGAGAAATATTAGAATCAATTGATAATGAAACCATTTCATTTGCGGGTGGTTTACCAAATGAAAAACTCTTTCCATCAAAAGAGTTAAAAAAATGTGCATCAAAAGTTCTAAAAAATAAAGAGATTTACCAATATGGCCTAAGTAATGGAATAAAAGAATTAAGACAAAAAATTGCAAAGATGTATTGTAATAGTGGATTTAAAACAAATGAAGAGAATATTTTAATTACAACAGGAAGTCAACAAGCTATGTTTATTATTTCAAAATATTTTGAAAATAAGAGTATAACTTTAGAAAAACCTTCTTATTTAGGTGCTATAAATATCTTTAAATTAAATCATATAAAAATGAAAGAAGTTGATTTAAAAAAAGATGGAATAGATATAAAAAAGTTTGAAAAATCATTTGCTAAAACTAAACTTGCGTATTTAATTCCTGATTTTCAAAATCCAACTTCTACAACATATAGTAAAACAAAAAGAGATGAAGTTGCAAAAATCATTAAAAAATATGATGGAATTTTAATAGAAGATAGTCCCTATAGTGAGCTTTATTTTGAGAAAAAAGAGACTTTAATTAGTTCTCAAATTCCAAATAATAGTTTTCACTTAGGAAGCTTTTCAAAAACACTAAGTCCAAGTTTAAGAATAGGATGGATTAGAGCGTCAAAAGAATTAATAGATTCATTAATTATTATTAAAGAATCTATTGACTTACATTCAAGTGGAATATCTCAATACATCTTAAATGAATATTTAAAAGATGATGCAAACTTTGAAAAACATACTCAAAAGATAAGAGATGATTATCAAGATAAAATGGAGTATTTCTGTAAATGTTTAGATAAATATCTTCCCACTTTTAAATATACAAAACCAAAGGGAGGAATGTTTATTTATGGAAGTTTCAAAAAAATTGATACATTTGAATTGGTAAAAAAAGCGATGAAAGAGAAAGTATTATTTGTACCTGGAAATCAATTTTATACAAACAAAGAGAAAATAAATAATGAAATTCGATTTAATTATACGAACTCAAGTAAAAAAGATATAAAAAAAGGAATTAAAACTATCTCTAAATTAATTTAGAGATAGTTTATAAAACTTTATTTTGAAAGTTCAACTGTGTTAAGATAATCTTTAAAACTATTTTGACCTAAATTATCAATATTATATTCAGTAATTAAATCTGTTACAAAATCAACTAATTTAGTAGCTTGTACTTTTACACCAGTTTTTTTTGCAATTCTACTTAGTTTTTCACCTTGTAAATGACCACCAAGAAGTACATCATACCCCTCTACTCTATTACCCTCTTCATCTCTAACTTTAGTTCCTACAAAACCAATATCGGCAATTTGTGGTTGAGAACATCCATTTCCACACCCTGAAATTGCAATCATTAATGGTTCATTAAATTCTGGATTTTTTTGTTCTAACTCTACAACTACTTTTTTAGCAAACTCTTTAGTTTCAGTTATACCAAATTTACAAAACTCAATCCCTGTACATGATTGTAATCTTGCTCTAAATGGAGTTGGTTTATATGGATATCCAAGTGCATCAAACTCATCAGCTAAAGCTTGAGCTACCTCATCTTTAACACCATATACAATAAAGTTTTGAGTTGAAGTAAGAGCTATTCCACCTGCATTATATTTTTTACAAATATCACTCATTGCTTTAAAGTCAACACCAGCAACTCTTCCTGAGTTTGTAGCAAATCCTATAAATGATTCACCCTCTTGTTTTGCCTTGTGAATACCAAAATGGTCTCTTTCATTAAATGGAGTAATTGCAGGCTCTACAGTTCCCTCTTGTAGTTTATATCCAAGTTTTTCTTCAATAGCATCAACAAACTTTTCTAATCCCCACTCATTAACTAAGTGTCTAACTCTTGCTTTGTTTCTATTATGTCTATTACCATTGTCTCTAAAGATTTCAGCACAAACAACAGCTACATCTAAAACTTGTTCTGGTTTTACATATCTATTTGCTCTATATGCAATTTGTTTTGATTTTGATAATCCACCTGCAAGTGTTAAATCAAATAATACTTCACCATTTTCATCTTTAAATGCTGTAAATGCAACATCTTGAATCTCATGGGCAACAGCGTGTTTTGAACATCCTGAAATACCTATTTTATATTTTCTTGGGAAATTACAGAATCTATCTTCATTTTCATCAAAGTATGTATCTACTTGTTTAGCAATCACACTTGCATCAATAATCTCTTCAGGGTCAATTCCACCAACTGGTGAAGTCATAATTGGTCTTGGTCCATCACCTGATGCCATTCTTGAAGTTAAACCAACACTCTCTAATAATTCAAAAATTGCAGGTATATCTTTCATTTCAATATAGTGAAACTGAACATTTTGTCTATCTGTGAAGTCTACTAATCCTTGAGCATAATCTAAACCAATCTTAGCCATTACTTCTAATTGCTCTAAATTCATTTTTGTATCAGTAAGTTTAATTCTTTTCATGAAGTATTTTTTATCTTCTCTTCCATCATGGTTAATATGTGGATACATTCCATACCATTTTAAAAGACCAATATACTCATCTTTTAAAGGAATCCCTTCATTTGCTTCTTTAAACATATCATCAACAACTCTTAAAGGATTTCTTGAAGCCTTTAATTTCTCTAAATCAGATAACTCTTTTTCCATGCTTTACTCCTAGTTTTTAAACTGTTAAAACTAATTTTCTTGAATTATATCATAATTTTTTAATAAATAGATTATTTTAATCTTGATTAATTTAGTTAGCTTTTAAAAACTCAAACTTATAGGACTTTATTGAAGTATTTTAGAAATAAAATCATACTAAACTAATATAGTTTATATTATACCTTTTTTTTAAATTAAAAAAAAAATCAAAATAAAACTCCATGTATTAAAAAATTTTTATCTTTATTAAAAAAAATTTTTATCTTTTAAGTGCCTAAAAATAAGCTTTTTTGTATAAGCAATATTACTTTAAGTTTATTTTCAGTTTATTTCTAATTTTATGAATTATAATTCCGATATAGAATAAGAAGACCGTACTTGGGATTCTAGAAATTTATAAACATTTGGTGATGGAAAATTTCTAGAATATGTTGACTCTTATATTAAGAGTTCTTCATACTAACTAAAAAATCTTAGTTTTTAGTTAAATGTTTGGAGTAAACTAACGATGTTAAAATTTTTAATGATTACACTTGTAATCTTTTCAGTATCACTATTTGCAAACCAAGATATGGATCAAGTAGAACAAATAAATAAATGTGACAAAATTTATGATGACTGTGCTTTAAAATGTGAAAAAAATGAAGCAACAGACAATGAACAATGTTATGCTAAATGTGAAGCACTTTTTGACAAATGTCAAAATGAATCAGAAGAGTTAGAAGAAAAACAAGACTAATTCTTTCTTTACTTCTTATTCTATGTAGATTTAAAAAGATTTTATTTGGAGAAAAAAATTGGCTAATTCATTTCAAAATGAACCAATTAAAAATTTTGTACCGTTTTTTGATTTGTTAAAACAACTTATTAGAGTTCCTTCTGTTACAGGAGCGGAACACTCATTTTTATTATATTTAAAAAGAGAATTAGAAGAGATTGGTATTAGTACACAATATTATGATGGTCTACTTGTTGCAAGTGGTAATAATCCTAAAAATGGAATGCTAAGTGCACATATAGATAGACATGGCGTTATTTGTACGGGACCGGATGAATTCCAATTTGCAGCATTTCTAGCAAAAAATCAGTCTGATTTAAAAGGGAACTCACTTTCAGAACAAACATATCAACTAATAGCTTCTAGATATATAAACCAACAAGTTCAAGCATATGAACCTTATAGTGGATTATATTTAGGTATTGGAAAAATTGTTGATGTTTATATTGATAAAAGAGTTGATAACCTATTTTTTAAAATAGATGGATTATCTCACCTTTTACCTGGAACTCCTGTTGCTTTTAGTGATAAACTAAAAAAGCAAGATGATTTAATAAGTGCTCAACTTGATAATGTTATTAGTGCAGCTATTATTATCTATTTATATCAAAATGGATATCAAGGTACTGCATTTTTTACAGCACAAGAAGAGGCCGGTAAATCTTGGAGATATGTATATGAATGGTTTAAGAAAAATGAACTAAATACAGATGAACTGTTAGTTTTAGATACAAGTCCATTTGATACAAGAGCAGAAGCTGATGCAATGCAAATAGTTTTAAGAAATCAAGATGCAAATGCTAAATTTAAATCTGTTATTTTAAAACAATTAAAACAGTATTGTAGAAAAAACAAAATTGATTTTATTTGTAAAGACAAATTTATTCAAGAAAAAAATAAAATTAGAAAAGAAAAAGGACAAGAGCCTTTAACTTTAGGAAGTACAGAACTTGGTAGAATTGTCAAAGAATCAAAGGGATTGATTCAAGGAACAACCTTACAAATACCAACAACAGGTTATCATACAGTAGAAGAAACAGCATCAATTAAGTCTGTAAAAACTGTGATAAACATATTAAGTGATTTTTATATTAACAACAAAATAGAGAAAAAGGTTTAAAAAATGAGCTTATCAATTATATATGAATTAAGAGCAAACGATATACCAGAAGAGCATATTGATTTAATAATGGATAAAGTTAAAAATAGACTAACTGAAGAGAATATTGATAAAGAATTAGTTGCTTTAGGATACCAAAAAATATTTACTGTTGATTATGATGATTATGACTATGACTATGATGATTTAGATTATAGTCCACATAGAAAGGGACACTATGAAGAAGATGACGAATAAAGAGATTGTAAAACTTTATTATGATGAACTATGGAATAAACAAAAAAAAGAGTACATAGATATTTTATTTGATGATAATATTACATTTCATGGTTCTTTAAATATCAATACAAAAGGTAAAAAAGAGTTTGAAAACTATATGGAAACTATTTTAACAGGTATTCCAAATCTTTTTCACTCAATTGTAAGTTTAGTTGATGAAAATGACCAAATAGCAGTTAGAGCTTTATACAATGGAAGACATACGGGAAAACTATTTGATTATGAAGCTAGTAATAATAAAATCCAATACAATGGTGCATCATTTTTTAAATTTAGAGATGGAAAAATTGTAGATATTTGGGTACTTGGTGATTTAAATACTTTAACGAAACAGCTTTCATGACGCAAATAAGTAATGAAGTTTTTTGTGAAGATTTTCTATTAGATTTTGATATTCAAACAAAACTATTACCAAACCCATATTATGATTTACCATTTTTAATAATTGAAGATTTTTTCACACAAAAAGAGTGTGAATTAATCAATGAGATAATAAAAGATGATGATGATTTTGAAAAAGCACAAGTCTTAATTCAAGAAGCAGTTGTTACTAGTAAAACTAATGAAAAAATTAGAAAAACAAATATCTATAAACTAGATAATATTTTATTAAATTTATATAATGAAAGATTTAATTCATATCAAAAACAAATAGAAGACTATTTTAAATTAGCTATTAGTTCATCAACTAATGTACAAGTACTAGAATATAAAAAAGACTCATTTTATATGATGCATAGTGATGATTCTAGTATGCTTTTCAAAGATGAAAAGTTAGTTGGATTTGTTCCTGTTACAAATGAGAGAAAAGTATCTACTGTTTTATTTACAACTTCATGTGAAGATGAAATAGATAAAAACTCTTTTCAAGGAGGAGAGCTTTTGTTTAACTTTTTATATGACATAAATGGAAATCAAATAAAAGTTAAACCAAAAGCTGGGAATATGGTAGTATTCTTAAGTAATCCCTACTTCACTCATGAAGTATTAAAAGTAAAACAAGGTAGACGAATTTCCCTTGTTCAATGGCACAATGCCATAGTTAACTAAAGTAAGAACTCTTACTTTAGTAACTTAAATTTTGGAAATCTTTATTTAATAAAGAAGCTGCAACCTCATTTGGTTTTGCAACACTAATTCCATCCATTAATACAGAAGTATCTTTCCCTGCATTTGGTAAATATAAAGGACAAACTTTAACTGATGCACCATTTTTAATTAAACCATTTAATAGCATTTTTGGTGATTTATCTTTTGGCTTTAAAGTAGCACTTTTCATATTTTTATCAGCTAAATCCCCTGCACTTGAACATAAAGTAATATTTACTTCTTTTCCTGCTTTTTTAGCCATTGTAGCTAATACCATTGCCATCATTTGAGTTTGATTATCTGCTGATGTAACAATTACATTTAATCCCTTTGCACTATTTTCATTTGCATATAAATTAGCAGATAAAAAAAGAGCACTTACAAATACTAAAAACTTTTTAATCATAATTTTTCCTTATAAATAATTAATTAGTTTTACTAATAAAACTACAAGGATTATAGAGCTAAAAAACTTAGAAAGTTATTAAAGAAAACTATTTTTATCATTAATTAATTTTATCACTTAAATAGGATTATTTGTATATAATCACAAATAAATTATTCATAAAGAGTATTGATGATATTAACACCTCAACAACTAAAAGAGTTTGAAGAGAATGGCTTTTTAGTTATTAAAAACTTTGCACCACAACAATTATGTGAAGATATACTAAATAAAGCCAAAGAACACTTACAAGCAAAAATAGCACCCATAGAGTCTGAACAAGAGTATTTAAACCTTGATGAGAAAAAAATTACAGTAAGAAGATTACGACAAGTTTATCAAAGAGAAGAGATTTTTAGAAATTGGATGACATATAGAGAAATAAGACCTATTTTAAAACAGGTTTTAAATGACACACCTATATTAACACTTGCACACCATAATTCAATAATGACAAAACTTCCAAAAGAGAGTACTAGAACTTATTGGCATCAAGATAGAAGATATTGGCATTTTGAAAATGACAATTTAGTTTCAGTTTGGCTTGCCCTTGGTGATGAGTTTTTAGATAATGGTTTATTGGAGTTTATTCCAAAAAGTCATAAAATGAATTTCACACCTGATAGATTTGATGAGGACTCAAATTTCTTAGATGAGAATAAACAAAATATAGAATTAATTAAACAAAAAACATCAACTCCACTAGAAAAAGGAGATATTGTTTTATTTCATTGTAAGACTTTACACCATGCAAGTAAAAATAGTACAGATACTCCAAAAATATCATTTGTTTATACAGTAAGAGCAAAGAGTAATAAGCCTATTTCAAATACTAGAAGTGATTTTGAGGAAGTAGAACTTGACTAATAACTTAATAGTTTTACTTGAAGAAAAGACAAACTTATCTACAAAATCAATCACCAACATAATAAATCTTATAAATGAAGGTTGTACAATACCTTTTATTGCAAGATATAGAAAAGATTATACAGGTGGAGCTAGTGATGAAGAGCTTAGAGTTTTTGAAGAAACATATAACTATTTTCAAAAATTCTTAAAAAGAAAAGAGGAGATAGAAAATCTTTTAAAAGAGAAAAACT
This genomic interval carries:
- a CDS encoding nitrite/sulfite reductase, yielding MEKELSDLEKLKASRNPLRVVDDMFKEANEGIPLKDEYIGLLKWYGMYPHINHDGREDKKYFMKRIKLTDTKMNLEQLEVMAKIGLDYAQGLVDFTDRQNVQFHYIEMKDIPAIFELLESVGLTSRMASGDGPRPIMTSPVGGIDPEEIIDASVIAKQVDTYFDENEDRFCNFPRKYKIGISGCSKHAVAHEIQDVAFTAFKDENGEVLFDLTLAGGLSKSKQIAYRANRYVKPEQVLDVAVVCAEIFRDNGNRHNRNKARVRHLVNEWGLEKFVDAIEEKLGYKLQEGTVEPAITPFNERDHFGIHKAKQEGESFIGFATNSGRVAGVDFKAMSDICKKYNAGGIALTSTQNFIVYGVKDEVAQALADEFDALGYPYKPTPFRARLQSCTGIEFCKFGITETKEFAKKVVVELEQKNPEFNEPLMIAISGCGNGCSQPQIADIGFVGTKVRDEEGNRVEGYDVLLGGHLQGEKLSRIAKKTGVKVQATKLVDFVTDLITEYNIDNLGQNSFKDYLNTVELSK
- a CDS encoding PLP-dependent aminotransferase family protein; this encodes MKRSFVREILESIDNETISFAGGLPNEKLFPSKELKKCASKVLKNKEIYQYGLSNGIKELRQKIAKMYCNSGFKTNEENILITTGSQQAMFIISKYFENKSITLEKPSYLGAINIFKLNHIKMKEVDLKKDGIDIKKFEKSFAKTKLAYLIPDFQNPTSTTYSKTKRDEVAKIIKKYDGILIEDSPYSELYFEKKETLISSQIPNNSFHLGSFSKTLSPSLRIGWIRASKELIDSLIIIKESIDLHSSGISQYILNEYLKDDANFEKHTQKIRDDYQDKMEYFCKCLDKYLPTFKYTKPKGGMFIYGSFKKIDTFELVKKAMKEKVLFVPGNQFYTNKEKINNEIRFNYTNSSKKDIKKGIKTISKLI
- a CDS encoding AraC family transcriptional regulator, whose protein sequence is MKKDTMQKRAKIANDLMNYIYKYIDTDINIDELSHDLKVSKFHLHRIFKDEFGKNIYETIKDIRLLKASNLLISNKNSTITEISKMTGYSSQTSFLRAFKQRFNMTPKQWKKDGYKTYSNDILKDSSSAINSKANFEDLKVEIVKMSEMKAYYIRHQGYDKSISSSWQKLQTWIYSNEISEFTQIGLHHDNPIITNLKECQYVACMKTEQVVKNSSLPTLTIPKGVYAKFSVSGVYGDVLKLIQWVYHKWLINSGYETSTNPSYTIYHKNHFLSNDGEFILDYYVPISFV
- a CDS encoding ester cyclase; this encodes MKKMTNKEIVKLYYDELWNKQKKEYIDILFDDNITFHGSLNINTKGKKEFENYMETILTGIPNLFHSIVSLVDENDQIAVRALYNGRHTGKLFDYEASNNKIQYNGASFFKFRDGKIVDIWVLGDLNTLTKQLS
- a CDS encoding dynamin family protein; protein product: MSANLKILDSFINEYKQTYVKQEITYDEGLVGDIKRVKDKLLDEKFLPSRQLERILDKQIRKARYPMEVAITGQFSAGKSTFLNALLSKNILPTGITPVTSKVNFINYGEEYKLKITYYSGAQEYAPIETIAEFTDQRKDEMNDIKYLTLYAPMDILKEISFVDTPGLNSQSQSDTDTTRRVLRDVGGIIWLTLIDNAGKQSEVKILEEYMEHFSDKTLCVLNQKDKFTQEQIETTTKYVSEKFSKYFSQVTPISAKMALDSRAHQKDVLIDNNVDAILKDFKNDLKQNIDTGNLDFFGEKYKDFQHKIREIKYSDITENLKLLNDSNIQEVLDFIDNEMRPKAAQAKEHSIKNDLKGICDILIKEYQTIIGVYDALVSVLTDIEESILNEFEEIHKKYNKQLFTIYNSLEAIMEKIAQETYKNIERRKAIRFEESKGGFLKGDKIEKVEYETYWINADNIYKNLFYDDQTIDKMFKRSIKLLKNVELETDEAFREVYRHLRKEVKKWQEPYELLRKHREIASDLEFSNTRHFAAKVYENVLSSYHRAILENISALRKKFAYFNGALSYSYIQTTQATVAHFEQQIHESEELYKKEPTRFSIQHPRQEDIIGKLKANFGFEKIEDFLTSRRNYLFKIVNYSKEQFLEINEDRIKFIKSKEAQYIEKIADLEKIKEEI
- a CDS encoding YgjP-like metallopeptidase domain-containing protein gives rise to the protein MKQIAHYPKNIQEQVKSLIDNNKLTNYIKSKYPTKHNYSNDKALYNYVMDIKNRYFKKYQISKAIYDGKINVIDNALGMHTFVSRVQGGKLKAKNEIRVASMFKNMPEDFLEMIVVHELSHFKEKEHNKAFYDMCTYVMPNYHQIELDLRIYLIHLDRFGKLY
- a CDS encoding 2OG-Fe(II) oxygenase, which gives rise to MTQISNEVFCEDFLLDFDIQTKLLPNPYYDLPFLIIEDFFTQKECELINEIIKDDDDFEKAQVLIQEAVVTSKTNEKIRKTNIYKLDNILLNLYNERFNSYQKQIEDYFKLAISSSTNVQVLEYKKDSFYMMHSDDSSMLFKDEKLVGFVPVTNERKVSTVLFTTSCEDEIDKNSFQGGELLFNFLYDINGNQIKVKPKAGNMVVFLSNPYFTHEVLKVKQGRRISLVQWHNAIVN
- a CDS encoding DsrE family protein, translating into MIKKFLVFVSALFLSANLYANENSAKGLNVIVTSADNQTQMMAMVLATMAKKAGKEVNITLCSSAGDLADKNMKSATLKPKDKSPKMLLNGLIKNGASVKVCPLYLPNAGKDTSVLMDGISVAKPNEVAASLLNKDFQNLSY
- a CDS encoding phytanoyl-CoA dioxygenase family protein codes for the protein MILTPQQLKEFEENGFLVIKNFAPQQLCEDILNKAKEHLQAKIAPIESEQEYLNLDEKKITVRRLRQVYQREEIFRNWMTYREIRPILKQVLNDTPILTLAHHNSIMTKLPKESTRTYWHQDRRYWHFENDNLVSVWLALGDEFLDNGLLEFIPKSHKMNFTPDRFDEDSNFLDENKQNIELIKQKTSTPLEKGDIVLFHCKTLHHASKNSTDTPKISFVYTVRAKSNKPISNTRSDFEEVELD
- a CDS encoding peptidase M42; this encodes MANSFQNEPIKNFVPFFDLLKQLIRVPSVTGAEHSFLLYLKRELEEIGISTQYYDGLLVASGNNPKNGMLSAHIDRHGVICTGPDEFQFAAFLAKNQSDLKGNSLSEQTYQLIASRYINQQVQAYEPYSGLYLGIGKIVDVYIDKRVDNLFFKIDGLSHLLPGTPVAFSDKLKKQDDLISAQLDNVISAAIIIYLYQNGYQGTAFFTAQEEAGKSWRYVYEWFKKNELNTDELLVLDTSPFDTRAEADAMQIVLRNQDANAKFKSVILKQLKQYCRKNKIDFICKDKFIQEKNKIRKEKGQEPLTLGSTELGRIVKESKGLIQGTTLQIPTTGYHTVEETASIKSVKTVINILSDFYINNKIEKKV